The following proteins come from a genomic window of Coffea arabica cultivar ET-39 chromosome 11c, Coffea Arabica ET-39 HiFi, whole genome shotgun sequence:
- the LOC113716054 gene encoding probable F-box protein At1g44080: MEISDWSELLPDLLIMIARRIQLMEDFMAFRGVCTSWRAAASVDNFVKSWPTVPLLMLAEKKDTDYRKFYSLSRGKIWRRMPLPEAKASPSETSDFVVVIVGGGGRFLLLWRPGDMSWTRIESAQYGAFNDVYFYKGKFYAITYGGHIWVWDMLDPPEAQYYFTINRELIDFRRSRLVESAGELFVVARDGAEYDDDEQTYGVTNFRVVQLDLIKREWKEIDNLGDMAIFVGHNDGFSLDAT; the protein is encoded by the exons ATGGAAATTTCAGATTGGTCGGAGCTTCTTCCTGATTTGTTGATCATGATAGCCAGACGGATACAACtgatggaagattttatggctTTCAGAGGTGTTTGTACCTCTTGGCGAGCTGCTGCAAGTGTTGATAATTTTGTCAAGTCATGGCCTACAGTTCCATTGCTCATGCTAGCAGAAAAGAAAGACACCGATTATCGCAAATTCTACAGTCTATCTAGGGGCAAGATTTGGAGGAGAATGCCACTACCCGAAGCAAAAG CGAGTCCATCAGAGACATCAGATTTTGTTGTGGTTATAGTTGGAGGTGGTGGTCGTTTTCTCTTGTTATGGAGACCTGGAGACATGTCCTGGACAAGAATAGAATCAGCACAGTATGGTGCCTTCAATGATGTTTATTTCTACAAAGGAAAATTTTATGCCATCACTTATGGAGGACATATATGGGTATGGGATATGTTAGATCCTCCAGAAGCTCAATATTATTTTACCATAAATAGGGAATTGATCGACTTTCGAAGGTCACGTCTAGTGGAATCAGCAGGTGAATTATTCGTAGTTGCAAGGGACGGGGCTGAATATGATGACGATGAGCAAACTTACGGCGTTACAAATTTTCGAGTTGTGCAGCTAGATTTGATCAAGAGGGAATGGAAAGAGATTGATAATTTGGGAGATATGGCTATTTTTGTCGGGCATAATGACGGATTCTCGCTTGATGCCACTTGA
- the LOC113716055 gene encoding uncharacterized protein, with protein MANTQTLRELAAPNLTQQPLCITFPRLSENAAFELKPGLIHLLPVFHGLSGEEPHKHMQEFDVVCSSMKPSGVTDEQIKLRAFPFSLKDSAKDWLYCLPAGIITTWPEMQKNFFEKYFPASRATSLRKEICGIKQFHGKSLYEYWERFTRLRTRCPHHQISDQLLIQYFYERLLMNDRNIIDAASGGALVNKTTQEAWDLIERMAENCQQFGTRADVPTRKVNEVSSSSIEQQLSELTSFVRQIAVGNAQHAKVCGICTNIGHTTDSCPQLHEEGIEQANMAGNMPMPRRQYDSYSNSYNPGWRDHPNLSYGGNKQQNFIPNRQQGFQQQYQTRNQPSSTSGMSLKDMVKTIASNTVKFQQDTEASNQEMKVRMQNLKNQMSQLASIVNRLDSQGKGKLSSQPEVNPKNVSAMTLRSGKEVEGPAPVAPKDKNENCIEKELEEEGTPGTNKEVIRNPMVPVKPNPPHFPNRLERPKKQDKEKEILEMFRKVEINIPLLDAIKQVPRYAKILKDLCINRKKLRGDKRIIVGENVSAVLKRKLPPKCGDPGMFTIPCKIGNTSIRNAMLDIGASINVMPKAIYASLNLGPLKETSIIIQLADRTNAYPDRVIEDVLVQVNNLVFPADFYILDMGDERSPNPSPILLGRPFLSTARTKIDVSEGTLTMEFDGEIVHFNIFEAMKYPCHSNAVFAVSVIDPLV; from the coding sequence ATGGCAAACACacaaacattaagggagttggctgctccaaACTTGACCCAACAACCTCTTTGCATAACTTTTCCTCGCCTTAGTGAGAATGCAGCTTTTGAATTAAAACCTGGTTTAATACATTTGTTGCCTGTTTTTCATGGTCTGTCAGGAGAGGAACCCCACAAACACatgcaggaatttgatgtggTGTGTTCGAGTATGAAGCCTTCGGGAGTAACTGATGAACAAATTAAATTAAGGGccttccctttctctctcaaggaTTCGGCAAAGGACTGGTTATACTGTCTACCTGCAGGCATTATCACCACGTGGCCAGAGatgcagaaaaatttttttgaaaaatatttcccTGCATCCAGAGCTACTAGTTTGCGAAAGGAAATATGTGGCATCAAGCAATTTCACGGGAAATCCTTGTATGAATATTGGGAGAGGTTCACCAGGCTGCGTACCCGATGCCCGCATCACCAAATAAGTGATCAACTGCTGATTCAGTATTTCTACGAGAGACTACTAATGAACGATAGAAATATCATTGATGCAGCAAGTGGTGGTGCACTGGTGAATAAGACTACCCAGGAGGCATGGGACTTAATCGAGCGAATGGCAGAGAATTGCCAACAGTTTGGTACGAGAGCAGATGTTCCTACGAGAAAGGTCAACGAGGTAAGTTCATCTTCCATTGAACAGCAGTTATCTGAATTAACCTCATTTGTTCGACAGATAGCTGTAGGAAATGCACAGCATGCCAAAGTGTGTGGGATTTGCACGAATATTGGTCATACCACTGACTCGTGCCCACAGTTACATGAAGAGGGAATTGAGCAAGCAAATATGGCTGGTAACATGCCCATGCCACGTAGACAGTATGACTCCtattccaactcatataatccGGGTTGGAGGGATCATCCAAATCTAAGTTATGGGggaaataagcaacaaaatttcATCCCCAATAGACAGCAGGGCTTCCAGCAacaatatcaaacaaggaatcaACCCTCCTCTACCTCAGGTATGTCCCTAAAAGACATGGTTAAAACCATAGCTTCTAATACTGTGAAATTTCAACAGGACACTGAGGCCAGCAATCAAGAGATGAAAGTACGTATGCAAAACTTGAAAAATCAGATGAGTCAATTAGCCTCAATTGTCAACCGATTAGACTCCCAGGGAAAGGGAAAACTTTCATCCCAACCTGAGGTGAATCCCAAGAATGTAAGTGCAATGACCCTCAGGAGTGGGAAAGAGGTTGAAGGACCAGCACCAGTGGCTCCAAAGGACAAGAATGAGAACTGCATTGAGAAGGAGCTTGAGGAAGAAGGAACGCCCGGCACAAATAAAGAGGTAATACGTAACCCAATGGTTCCAGTTAAGCCTAACCCACCACATTTTCCTAACAGGTTGGAAAGGCCTAAAAAGCAagacaaggaaaaggaaattttggagaTGTTTAGGAAGGTGGAGATAAATATCCCCTTACTTGACGCAATTAAGCAAGTACCCCGGTATGCCAAAATTTTGAAGGACCTATGCATCAATAGGAAGAAACTGAGGGGAGATAAAAGGATAATTGTGGGAGAGAACGTATCTGCAGTGCTTAAAAGAAAACTTCCACCCAAGTGCGGAGACCCAGGTATGTTCACTATTCCTTGTAAAATAGGGAACACTAGCATTAGGAATGCCATGTTAGATATAGGAGCCTCCATAAATGTGATGCCCAAGGCTATTTATGCTTCTCTGAATTTGGGCCCCTTAAAGGAAACTAGCATTATAATTCAATTGGCTGATAGGACTAATGCTTATCCTGATAGGGTGATAGAAGATGTGTTAGTGCAAGTGAACAATTTAGTGTTCCCTGCTGATTTTTATATTCTTGATATGGGTGATGAACGTTCTCCAAATCCATCACCAATTTTGTTGGGGAGGCCCTTCTTAAGCACAGCTCGTacaaaaattgatgttagtGAGGGCACCCTAacgatggaatttgatggagaaatagttcatttcaatataTTTGAGGCCATGAAATATCCGTGTCATTCTAATGCTGTTTTTGCTGTGAGTGTAATTGATCCTTTGGTGTAA